Below is a genomic region from Gasterosteus aculeatus chromosome 2, fGasAcu3.hap1.1, whole genome shotgun sequence.
TATATAATGGTAGGCAATTCACAATTCACCTGCGGAAAGGATGGGTGGCTGGGTGGGAGGTTGCCTGTGTGTGAAGGTTGGTAAACTCTTTGTCTTAATACAGCGCACATGAATAGATGAAAGCTGTCTATTTGCATTCTAATAAATGTCACTTTTATTTTGCAGCGGTGGCGTGTGATGCACCACCAATGCTGACGAATGGCGACTTTAGTCCAGTCAGAGATTCTTATAACTACCTAGAAGTTGTACAGTACAAATGTCAAAAAGATTACACAATGAATGGATCGAGCTTATCATCATGTTCAAAGGATGGAAAATTTCAACCTGCTCCACCAACATGTATCGGTAAGtgtttaacaccccccccccccccccctccctccaaagcCTCTAACATTTCCCCCATTGTAAAATCCCCTCCTACAGATCTCATACCATGTTGGAAGTTGTTTTGGGGTaaatattgatttctttttgaaaCTCTCTTTTCCTGCAGTGGTTCAATGCAAAGATCCCGATGTAACAAATGGTGAATGGATGTCGGGTTCTCGGCCCCCTTACAAATACAAGTCTGCAGTGACTCTCCAGTGCATACCTGGATATAATATGAACGGAGCCCAAACCCAAAGATGTGAACTAAACAGTCAGTGGGCACCTGGACTTCCAACATGTGAACGTAAGTCACAGGGCACCGCTTTGTTCAACTCTGTCAAAACAAGTCAAGCCAGGCGAAATAGCCCTCCACGAAAACATGACCCGATGggtatggttgaatgcacttattgtacgtcgctttggataaaagcgtcagctaaatgacatgtaatgtaatgtagttatTTTGAGTAGGTTGTGGTCTTAGAGTCTGTATTGccattgtttttaatttacttcAGTGTGAACCCTATAATGTGGTCATATGTGAAGCACTCGCCTAGTGAGCTGAGTAAGGCGTTACCAGGTATTTCAATGCAGTCCTTCGCATCTGATGAGACCGCGGAAAAATAGGTGGGTTGAGAATGTAGAACAAGcaatggatggaaggatggattgGTTCCAATTAGTTGGTAATCGCTGAGGTATCTTCagttcatattttgttttacaagAAGGAAAGGTGTTTAAATGCACGCCCAATGTGCCCAGAAAAGTGatataaaagtttaaaaatggcGTTTCTCGTTTCTTCTTGAATCGAGAACAAATAAGTagtttaatttgatttatttatttattttcctcccaaCCTTTTCTTAAATTGTATGTAGTTTATATTCAGCTGAGACATAAACATGCACGATAAAGGGTAACTATATTAATTTACATTAAAAGCCTCCTTTGCCTGCAGCGGTGCTATGCGAAGATCCCGATGTAAAAAATGCTGCCAAGGAGGAGGGTTCCAAGCCTCCTTACAAAGTCAAGTCTACGGTGACTTTTAGTTGCGTATCTGGATATACTATGACAGGAACTCGCACCCAAACATGTGGACTAAATGGTCAGTGGGCGCCTGGACTTCCAACGTGTGCACGTAAGTCATAAATGAAAGCTACTGCTTTGTTTAGGTCGTCAAAGAACAAGTCAACGTGTTACATTTGACCATTGATGAAGACTGTTTTATACAAACCCAAATGCCATTACTTTCTGTAAAGCCATCAGCTTAGTCACATGATGTTCTATATGCTTCGCGGCTCCGAGAGCACTAGCCATCGGCTCCTCTTAGCCAGCCGTCCAATCGCAGTCGGGGAAGGGAGCATAAActagcccccccccgccaaaacATGACCCGATGTGGTGTTTTTATGAGTATGTTGCGGTCTTAGAGTCTGTATTGCCATTGTTTTAATTTACTTCAGCGTGAACTCTGTCATATGTGGAGCACTCGCCTAGTGAGCTGAGTAAGGCGTTACCAGGTATTTCAATGCAGTCCTTCGCATCTGATGAGACCGCGGAAATAAGGGGGTTGAGAATGTGGGCAACTATATTAATTTACATTAAAAGCCTCCTTTGCCTGCAGCGGTGCTATGCGAAGATCCCGATGTAAAAAATGCTGCCAAGGAGGAGGGTTCCAAGCCTCCTTACAAAGTCAAGTCTACGGTGACTTTTAGTTGCGTATCTGGATATACTATGACAGGAACTCGCACCCAAACATGTGGACTAAATGGTCAGTGGGCGCCTGGACTTCCAACGTGTGAACGTAAGTCATAAATGAAAGCTACTGCTTTGTTTAAGTCGTCAAAGAACAAGTCAACCTGTTATATTTGACCATTGATGAAGACTGTTTTATACAAACCCAAATGCCATTACTTTCTGTAAAGCCATCAGCTTAGTCACATGATGTTCTATATACTCCGCGGCTCCGAGAGCACTAGCCATCGGCTCCTCTTAGCCAGCCGTCCAATCGCAGTCGGGGAAGGGAGCATAAActagcccccccccgccaaaacATGACCCGATGTGGTGTTTTTATGAGTATGTTGCGGTCTTAGAGTCTGTATTGCCATTGTTTTAATTTACTTCAGCGTGAACTCTGTCATATGTGGAGCACTCGCCTAGTGAGCTGAGTAAGGCGTTACCAGGTATTTCAATGCAGTCCTTCGCATCTGATGAGACCGCGGAAAAATAGGTGGGTTGAGAATGTAGAACAAGcaatggatggaaggatggattgGTTCCAATTAGTTGGTAATCGCTGAGGTATCTTCagttcatattttgttttacaagAAGGAAAGGTGTTTAAATGCACGCCCAATGTGCCCAGAAAAGTGatataaaagtttaaaaatggcGTTTCTCGTTTCTTCTTGAATCGAGAACAAATAAGTagtttaatttgatttatttatttattttcctcccaaCCTTTTCTTAAATTGTATGTAGTTTATATTCAGCTGAGACATAAACATGCACGATAAAGGGTAACTATATTAATTTACATTAAAAGCCTCCTTTGCCTGCAGCGGTGCTATGCGAAGATCCCGATGTAAAAAATGCTGCCAAGGAGGAGGGTTCCAAGCCTCCTTACAAAGTCAAGTCTACGGTGACTTTTAGTTGCGTATCTGGATATACTATGACAGGAACTCGCACCCAAACATGTGGACTAAATGGTCAGTGGGCGCCTGGACTTCCAACGTGTGCACGTAAGTCAGAAATGAAAGCTACTGCTTTGTTTAAGTCGTCAAAGAACAAGTCAACCTGTTATATTTGACCATTGATGAAGACTGTTTTATACAAACCCAAATGCCATTACTTTCTGTAAAGCCATCAGCTTAGTCACATGATGTTCTATATACTCCGCGGCTCCGAGAGCACTAGCCATCGGCTCCTCTTAGCCAGCCGTCCAATCGCAGTCGGGGAAGGGAGCATAAACTAGCCCCCCCCGCCAAAACATGACCCGATGTGGTGTTTTTATGAGTATGTTGCGGTCTTAGAGTCTGTATTGCCATTGTTTTAATTTACTTCAGCGTGAACTCTGTCATATGTGGAGCACTCGCCTAGTGAGCTGAGTAAGGCGTTACCAGGTATTTCAATGCAGTCCTTCGCATCTGATGAGACCGCGGAAATAAGGGGGTTGAGAATGTGGGCAACTATATTAATTTACATTAAAAGCCTCCTTTGCCTGCAGCGGTGCTATGCGAAGATCCCGATGTAAAAAATGCTGCCAAGGAGGAGGGTTCCAAGCCTCCTTACAAAGTCAAGTCTACGGTGACTTTTAGTTGCGTATCTGGATATACTATGACAGGAACTCGCACCCAAACATGTGGACTAAATGGTCAGTGGGCGCCTGGACTTCCAACGTGTGAACGTAAGTCATAAATGAAAGCTACTGCTTCGTTTAGGTCGTCAAAAAACAAGTCAGCCTGTCAGCCTAAAGCAACAGTTCTGACCAACACTGGGGAAATCCGCTGATTCACCACATAAAATTCCCTTCGGGGCCCGACTTGATTGTCACTGTTAACCCAGTTGTCTAATTATTAAATTGATCGATTTTTGTATTCTGTAATATTAAATAAGTGCACGTATGACCAGAGGTGTCATGTAAAATCAATACAATGGTATTTGTAATTTCTTCAAAAACATTCTGCGTTAATGGAATAAGAGGTACCTGAAATGTTGACGGAGCTGTTCCTACACCGTTCTGTTTTTGCAGTAACGACAACCACCAAACGTCCCACTACCACCAAGAAAACCATAGGTAAAGTTCATGCTTAAAATCCAGTTAAAAGTCCAACAGAATTCTTGATCAAATGTTGCATTTGGTTTGTGcccaaaaagacaaaagctgATTAATCTGATCGGATCATGCtgagctaaaaaacaaacaaaagtccaATCATCCTTTCCTCCTGTAACACTTCATATGACTGGCGTAttgttccatccatccatccatccatctgtggGGATTAGGCGTAGTAAAAATAaaacgtgattttttttttgcccaatAATTAACTTGCTTGCTATCTAGCTGGTGGGACACTACGGCACCCTCCTCAAAACATTGCAAGGCTCTATTGGATGTGTCCACCTAAGACGCAGTAGATGGACGTGATGGTTTCTTAACGCTTTGACGGTACATTTGTTTCAGGTGACTCTGGGACGGTTGATCCTCCTGGTAAGGATTTGTCTGTTTAACCATTCGAGATCAGCATTGTACCCAAATCACGGTGTGACGCAATCGTGCccttattcattgttttttttgtttttttttgttaacagaaaacaaaggaaatggGATGGCTATAGGGTTGGGTCTCGGTTTGACCGGTAAGTTTCAACTTTATCTATTTGATCTACTGTTCAATTATAATGTTGACCCAAATAAGGTCTACGGTATGAATACTGCACATTACAGTAGCTGAATGTAGATTTCTAGAGAGTATAATGTTATTAACAAGGGGACTCTTTTGCAGTAGTTTGTCCTGTACTTAATGCCTGTGTTTCTGTGAACGGTGGAtatcatgttttcatttttgaagTGGTTTCCTAACAAATGAGCAgaagtgttttatttcatttaaaaaaaaagcctttttgtgattattttaaTGGAACCACATTTGTCGTTCTGATTGCCCATCATAATCAAACCACCCTCCGCTTTTGTCTCATCGAAAGTCCTCATTGGTAGTGTCCTCACTGTCTTGGGATGCTATTTCTGTGGAGTTCCGGCATGCATCAAAGAGAAAAAACGGTAAAATGTTGTGACTTCTTCTCTTTACATCTCAGACCATTTACTAATGGCGCCTGATGTCGGTCAACTCTTTCCTAACCTCCTTATATTGTGGCGTTTGGTCAGTACTTTCTTACTGACTCTGTCAGCTGTTGCATGTTGAAGTTGGGTGCATTgtaagtttttattttatttatttttaaattttggtTATTGCTCTACTGCACAGTGCCAATGATCGTGTCATTTAGACTGGTATACAAACGAGATGTTCCACACACACCTTCTAAACGGCATACGCAACAAATGTAGTATGCCAGTTGTCTTCCTTTGCTAATTGAGGCTGGGAATGCAGAAGGCCCCTTAACAGCTGATCTTAGAATCCACCAAAGCACTGTGCGGTTTACGTATGATTTCTAATTTCCATTCTTTTATAAATTTGCAAAACAGGGAAGTAGTGGTGGCTGGTGTGTGCCAGTTATGGAAATGTTTCTGAGCAAACTGTTTGCTTGTCTCCTGTTGGGGTGGTGCCTAATGCCTGATGGCTGTTTATGAGAGTGTCCTCAGAAGGTCCGACTGATTAAATCAAGTCACACCTCTGCGTTTGGAGGTCTGAAACTCGTATCAAAGCTCCACTACTCGGTCCCTGAAGGCCACTGAAGGGGACTTTGACTATGAACTTTGGATCATCCTTATGGCCATATTATTAAATAATGACAACAGAGCAGTTGAAGAATTGTGAACAGTGTTTCAATCATTTGTTTCGTTCAAtagttatttaaaatgtaaggaaatCAGGCCATGACGGGGTCACACCCTCAGAAATATTGCTATTCCGGCTGTAGGgggcagattgtgtgtgtgtgtgtgtgtgtgtgcgtgatccTAGATGATGTGTGGGGGTGAAGAAGGCATTTCTCTGGGCTTCCTAAAACTCGTTTGCCTTTTGTGTGGCTGGCTGTTCATAACCAGTAACGCTGATCGGTCATTATTGGATTACAGCTCTCGGAGAGGCTTTCCTGTCAATGCCGCTCCGTCAGCGGATGAGGAGGTAGCGCTCTCGGTAAGATGTGCCGCCCGGTACACTTAAGACCCATTTATGCCAAAGGAACAGATATGATGGCTAGTATGTGTTCTTTTTCCCCAAGCTGTGTGTCCATAATAAATGACTAATCTTTCCTTCCTTCATGGGCTACTAACAGACCTGCTGCGCCACTGCCTGCGTCGTTTCTCTTCCAAAAGGCtcaagggatttttttttttacaatgtgcCTAAAAatatttgtctctttcttttccccTGCAGTAAGCGTCCTGTTGGTCCAGCATTACTGGCTGTAAAAATTTCCGGCTGAGGAGAAGACGCTACAATTCAAGTCACTGAATGTACTTTGCCGCCGGCTTGCAGCGGTCTCACTTAAATCACTTCAACCACGTTTAGGATCCCTTTCCAACAGTTGCAGTTTTAATTCAATCCTTTTGGAACGGTATTCCATGTTCGCTAGAGAGGCTTGGACTCTTAAGTTGATTTCAAATGTTTGCACTGCTCAGAGCTCAGCTCAGTCTGGTCAATTTAGCTTACGACCTTAAACAAGCGTTATCGGTGAAGAATGTTTCCATGCTTGACCTCTTTTCTTCCAAATACTCCTGTGGTGATACAAATTATTTGAGTTAAACTTAGAACGCACTTGATTTGCCtggaattatttattataataaaaggATTGGCCGAGGCCTCGTGTCATGTAGATTCAACATCTACTTCCTTGAGATATTGTAGAAATCAGTCGTACAAAACCTGCATGGCTCAGAAAAACATGTTCTATATGCCTTTAAAGAACAAATCAAGTGTTTTAGCTTGTCTGGAGTTACTTTAGCTTCATGTGTATGATAAATGATTGTTTAATGTCACCTTTtgcacgggtgtgtgtgtgtgtagcaaaCTAACTATTTTATTAATTCGTCTTTacaccccccatcccccccaaaaaagtacaCACAAGAAGCATTGAGTACAGTACGACTTTCTTTGGTGATGGTCTTTATTTGACAGATGTTTAAGAACCTCTCGtgacatttttgtattctgcGGCAGGATTTGATGACAGAGCTacttttttgtaattaattaaataaaatgaagtttttccttttaaacaaTATCTGTTTTATTCACCTTAGGCTTGATGTGGCCAATCATTGGGAACCATTTCAAACATCTACTGAAAGCAGAGCTTAATCTTTGACCCTGGTCTAGGGGATCTATTCACTTTAAAACCAATACAACATCACAGCGAGAAGCTTTCCGCCTAATATGAGCAATATAAAAACTACGCTCCATCACCTCTGAGCAAGAAGCGCCGTGGTGGCCTGAATGACCTGAGACATGTCCCAGGGCTTGGACATCTCAAGCGGGTTGTCAGAATATGAATCCGAAATGGTTTATTGCCATGTTTGCACATggtgaaaatgtacaaaaaaatgacaaatgagcGTTGAAATGGAAAGTCTTGATATTCTGAACATGACTGAACCAACTGGGTCTAAATGAAAAGATTCCTCTCATCTACACTACAGTGCCACCCTGTGGATTAATACAAgaacatgtttttaataaatgttttatatttcatttgtaaagaGCACAGCTTACCTGCAAAGTCCTTTTACAGGGTGAATAATACAAAGAAGAGAAGCACACTCCAGTAAAACGTAGAGACCAGACAAAGAGCTGCACATCTCTTCACACTGCAGATGTCTTATTGCTGGCCAGGGAGACACTTCCCACCCCGAGAACACTGATTTCAAATGGTGCTAGAAAGATGCCAACACTCTAAGCCACCATCTGAAACCAGCTTCCAAGGGGGGCCCTTCTGACCTGAAGCATCCTTCTGTGGGTCCAGCTCAGACCAACGTCTAGCATTGGTTAGGTGGCtgtatttattgaacaaaaaaaaagtacattgaggCCGACTATTTTCTTGCGTCTGTAATCAATAACAGCAGAAATATAATGAAAGACGAACAGACATTGTAATGTAATGGTGTAAATTGACTGCATATCTAATTGGAAGACGTTTTGTCAAATAGGAGTCAGAGGTGTGAGCCTGCAATAAGTGAATAACCCGAACCACACAATGACGTGTTCACAAAATGCCAGTAATGTACATACATATTCACAGAAGCTCGGCTTAACTCACCTAAGGTAATCGATTGAATCCCCTATTTgctttcaaaacacacacacacacacttcatgctGAAAATCAAACTCTGCTTGAAAGGGCGGCGCAGTgtttggtgctgctgctgtgtggatGACTCTCGCCGGGATCCACCTGTCCGTCCTCAATGAGGGATGAGACCCAAGTCAATATGCTAAACCACAGCGCCACCTTCAGGATTTGGCCAGAAAATGATTCATATGACGACATGTTCAAGTAGGCTTACACGAGATACTTAAATTTACCTATGAAAATATTGAGCAAATATTCACAGAAGCACATTTACAGATAAGTATAGCAACTTTTACTTCTGTAAAGGATCAGAAtacttcctcctccactgcaAACGTAAATCTAGATGTCATTCATTGTGTTTCATTTGTAACTCCAATCGACCTACAGTCCGTGAAAATGAAGAGACGAGATCTGTCCTTCACTGTAACCGATTTCAAATGGTGCTAGAAACAAAAGCAGACTCTGAACACCAAAAGTAATCGGTCAATTTGGAGAAAGGACGGAGAACTTGTCAGAACGTCACTAGTGGAGCAGTGCTTCACCTCAGGAGACGCTTCCTGTTGCTGGCCAGGGAGACACACTTCCCACCCCAAGAACACTGATTTCAAATGGTGCTAGATAGATGCCAACACTCTAAGCCACCATCTGAAACCAGCTTCCAAGGGGGGCACGTCTGACAAAAAAGCCCTCCCTCTGTGCCACAAAACGCACTCAAATctaaaggaaaagggaaaaaggaaaacaggcaTTAATAAACGCAGAAAGTAGTGGGAAATAATCGGCTTGACGCACAAAACGAAGTCATTCAAACTGTCTGCTGACCCAATCAGACCAATTGAAACAGGTTTGTTTGAGCTTCCACAACGATGCAGCAGCGGGCACACGCGTAGCTGCATGGCTGCAGAAGGTACCCATCTCAAAAGTTTTGAAATGAGTTGTGTGCTTTGTgtcaatttgtctttttttccgcCAGGGAAGCGAAAACGTTGACGCCACCACACTCGATTAGAGTCGAgctgacctttaacctcagAGAGCACAGGGCCGGTCGATCTGAGGCCGCCTCAGTGGGCTGGTCAGTTTATTATCGGGTGGCAAACAAACAATGGCCTACAGAATAAGTCTCGCTCTTTCCCGGAGGCCTTTGAATTTGCAAGTTGaacaatttgtttatttttaaacactgTTTTATGGGACTCCATTACGCTAATGGTTTAGTGACGGCTTGGAATGCTTTAGATTTTGTCCCCCTCTACCTTGATTTGGACGGAAGTCTATCAGCATCGTGGGGAACCTGCTGAGaggcaatgcatgctgggatggtTTAGGCCCAGGCCATTGCCCGGAAAGAAGTTGGATTCAGGGCCCTGGTTGAGGACAGAAAGCACGGAGGAGGACAGCCGATGAAGGGAGAGTGAACTATGGAGGAAATAGAAAACCACTGAGAAGGCACCtctctcccaaacacacacacacacgaccgaTCTGATACTTGATCCAACCTCCACGGATGTGCGAACGGCAAAAACGAgagcacacaaacgcacaaacactgCAACACCGCCACGTCTTTCACGCTCACCTGCAGCTCTGTGGACACAGATATGGAGGAGTCCTCGTCCCTGCGCTGCTCGGCGGAACGCAGAGGATGACAGCGTCGTTCTCCGGCCACTACAAGGGGGGGGAGCAAGGAAGTGGCAGTGAATCACCTGCAACGAGAGCCATGACGCATGAGAGGGCGGGACGAGGACAGGTAGCGGCCAGCTCGCCGAAGTGTTTCAACGAAGCGTACACCTCCTTTCCCCCGTACTGCTGTACACTGTAGAATAAaggaccaaccccccccccttagctCTAGACCACACAGGCAGCCTTTATTTCCTCATGACTGCATTGACAAATAATAAAATTGTCTTCAAAGCGTGCAATTTACGTTGGTTGTACAGCCATATTATTATTGCGAGACCTGTTTGTGCGTTAGGGTGTGTGCGATACACCGGGTCCGTCTTTGGGTGTCTGGTTCCGGGCTGGCTTAACCCAACCCTgtcagtttccttttttttggggttGTTTGTTGCACTGGACCTGTTGTGTAATGCTTATAAAAGATTTAAAGGGCCACCAACCGAATCGGGATTAAACTGTGTAGCACCCTGCGAAACCCTCTAGGGGTCCACAGCGCTCCTTATTTACAGACAGATATATAAAATATAGAAGCAACAGTAAATTGCTGAGGAAGCAAACTGCTGTGAGACAACACACCATGTTTACAGCCGTCATGCTCAACACATCTAAAAAATGCACACCATGAATCAACTTTCATGAAGCTGGAATATTTCTATCGCTGATGCTTCATGTATGGAGCCTGGTGCACTAACCAACCCCCATAGTGGTGCAGTGGAAAGGAGCTCCAGCGCTGATACTAAGAATCATCTTCTTTACGACCGgcttataaaaaataaaattaagctaggtgaaaaaaaagaggcagcaATAGTACAGTATGTTATCACATCAGCACATTCAGAggcgagggagcgagagagacgctGGGGGCTGCAATGcagccacacgcacacagcatcAGCTTAGAAAGGTTTTGGATGTTGGACTTCTTGTAAGGAGAACGAGAGCATCTCTCTTGTCGAGGGATTTTTAAATCGCTCCTCGTCACAGCTACCAGCGAGCGTCACATGTTAAGGCTACACAGACAATACTGACGGTAAAATGATGAGTATCCGAGGCTATATGCAGGCAATTAATATTTTAGCTACTATCTCTTAAGAGAACTATGTGAACTTACTAAATCGAAATGCCCTTATGTTGTTTTCCTCTTGGAATGGGATGGAAAATGAGGGGAAGCGACAGTTCCTGTAAGACCGAGGTCTGAGACGGGCCCAATGCATCACAAGAGGCAGCAGGCCTGGATAGAAATGTCTGCATCAGCTTGTGTTTTTCTGGATGCCTGTGGGATCATGATGATGTTATTTGATCCCATAGCCACTTGACAGCTGAGCCAAATGTTGACAACTGATTTAAACTGCTCTGTGTGAGCTCCTGACATCACTCATTAGCTTCCCAAACCCGTCTGGGAAACTAATGATACAATCTAAGAATAACCCCCTGGttaatctgtttttattatcattaaataTACTTTAACAGCTCAACACTTATAAAACAGACGTGGCACTCATGTATCCATGGAATAGTGTTCCTGCAACCACAACGTCATCGTATGACGGAACAGTGCGTTTTAACCAATCAGATGTTCGAACCTCAGCCGCCCGCTCGCAATAAGCCATTAAAGTATTTGCTGTGCAGCTCGCGGAGCTCCTCCCACCCAATGAGAATCCAGCTTTGGCACGATAGCGGCCTgtgatgcagcagctccaggaagTGCAGCGCATGTGAACTGGATGGAAGCCAAAGCGGAGCCACCAAGAGAGAGCAGAGTAAACAAGTTCTCgttctcattctctctctctctctctctctctctctctctctctctcccctccttcacgtctcccccccatctctctgaTCCTGAGCCGTGACGTTTAGCCCCCTTCTCTGGCTCGGTACCAGCGGTGTACTGGCTGAAGAGACGTCCAGCCcccgaagaagaaaaaaaaaaagaagactgcGTCACCATCTCTGTCCCTCCCAACTACGCAGAAACAAATGTATTCACAATGGTTTTGCCAAATCCCAGTGGCCCTGGAGTGGGGAGGTgacgg
It encodes:
- the LOC120829144 gene encoding zona pellucida sperm-binding protein 3 receptor isoform X28, whose translation is MDVTYVLLLSSLGLAQVIAQDCRVPVGGNNMGFKDDLPQTFPNGTKVIFECNVGYMPAGSPSITCTNGTWSPVKLTCERKSCGSAGEVENGDLNYEGTEFGDKLVVTCKTGYIMVGNSQFTCGKDGWLGGRLPVCEAVACDAPPMLTNGDFSPVRDSYNYLEVVQYKCQKDYTMNGSSLSSCSKDGKFQPAPPTCIVVQCKDPDVTNGEWMSGSRPPYKYKSAVTLQCIPGYNMNGAQTQRCELNSQWAPGLPTCEPVLCEDPDVKNAAKEEGSKPPYKVKSTVTFSCVSGYTMTGTRTQTCGLNGQWAPGLPTCAPVLCEDPDVKNAAKEEGSKPPYKVKSTVTFSCVSGYTMTGTRTQTCGLNGQWAPGLPTCEPVLCEDPDVKNAAKEEGSKPPYKVKSTVTFSCVSGYTMTGTRTQTCGLNGQWAPGLPTCAQNKGNGMAIGLGLGLTVSVLLVQHYWL
- the LOC120829144 gene encoding zona pellucida sperm-binding protein 3 receptor isoform X21; protein product: MDVTYVLLLSSLGLAQVIAQDCRVPVGGNNMGFKDDLPQTFPNGTKVIFECNVGYMPAGSPSITCTNGTWSPVKLTCERKSCGSAGEVENGDLNYEGTEFGDKLVVTCKTGYIMVGNSQFTCGKDGWLGGRLPVCEAVACDAPPMLTNGDFSPVRDSYNYLEVVQYKCQKDYTMNGSSLSSCSKDGKFQPAPPTCIVVQCKDPDVTNGEWMSGSRPPYKYKSAVTLQCIPGYNMNGAQTQRCELNSQWAPGLPTCEPVLCEDPDVKNAAKEEGSKPPYKVKSTVTFSCVSGYTMTGTRTQTCGLNGQWAPGLPTCAPVLCEDPDVKNAAKEEGSKPPYKVKSTVTFSCVSGYTMTGTRTQTCGLNGQWAPGLPTCEPVLCEDPDVKNAAKEEGSKPPYKVKSTVTFSCVSGYTMTGTRTQTCGLNGQWAPGLPTCAQNKGNGMAIGLGLGLTVLIGSVLTVLGCYFCGVPACIKEKKRSRRGFPVNAAPSADEEVALSVRCAARYT
- the LOC120829144 gene encoding zona pellucida sperm-binding protein 3 receptor isoform X19 codes for the protein MDVTYVLLLSSLGLAQVIAQDCRVPVGGNNMGFKDDLPQTFPNGTKVIFECNVGYMPAGSPSITCTNGTWSPVKLTCERKSCGSAGEVENGDLNYEGTEFGDKLVVTCKTGYIMVGNSQFTCGKDGWLGGRLPVCEAVACDAPPMLTNGDFSPVRDSYNYLEVVQYKCQKDYTMNGSSLSSCSKDGKFQPAPPTCIVVQCKDPDVTNGEWMSGSRPPYKYKSAVTLQCIPGYNMNGAQTQRCELNSQWAPGLPTCEPVLCEDPDVKNAAKEEGSKPPYKVKSTVTFSCVSGYTMTGTRTQTCGLNGQWAPGLPTCAPVLCEDPDVKNAAKEEGSKPPYKVKSTVTFSCVSGYTMTGTRTQTCGLNGQWAPGLPTCEPVLCEDPDVKNAAKEEGSKPPYKVKSTVTFSCVSGYTMTGTRTQTCGLNGQWAPGLPTCARDSGTVDPPENKGNGMAIGLGLGLTVLIGSVLTVLGCYFCGVPACIKEKKRSRRGFPVNAAPSADEEVALSVRCAARYT
- the LOC120829144 gene encoding zona pellucida sperm-binding protein 3 receptor isoform X27; protein product: MDVTYVLLLSSLGLAQAVACDAPPMLTNGDFSPVRDSYNYLEVVQYKCQKDYTMNGSSLSSCSKDGKFQPAPPTCIVVQCKDPDVTNGEWMSGSRPPYKYKSAVTLQCIPGYNMNGAQTQRCELNSQWAPGLPTCEPVLCEDPDVKNAAKEEGSKPPYKVKSTVTFSCVSGYTMTGTRTQTCGLNGQWAPGLPTCAPVLCEDPDVKNAAKEEGSKPPYKVKSTVTFSCVSGYTMTGTRTQTCGLNGQWAPGLPTCEPVLCEDPDVKNAAKEEGSKPPYKVKSTVTFSCVSGYTMTGTRTQTCGLNGQWAPGLPTCAPVLCEDPDVKNAAKEEGSKPPYKVKSTVTFSCVSGYTMTGTRTQTCGLNGQWAPGLPTCELTTTTKRPTTTKKTIGDSGTVDPPENKGNGMAIGLGLGLTVLIGSVLTVLGCYFCGVPACIKEKKRSRRGFPVNAAPSADEEVALSVRCAARYT
- the LOC120829144 gene encoding zona pellucida sperm-binding protein 3 receptor isoform X23 produces the protein MDVTYVLLLSSLGLAQVIAQDCRVPVGGNNMGFKDDLPQTFPNGTKVIFECNVGYMPAGSPSITCTNGTWSPVKLTCERKSCGSAGEVENGDLNYEGTEFGDKLVVTCKTGYIMVGNSQFTCGKDGWLGGRLPVCEAVACDAPPMLTNGDFSPVRDSYNYLEVVQYKCQKDYTMNGSSLSSCSKDGKFQPAPPTCIVVQCKDPDVTNGEWMSGSRPPYKYKSAVTLQCIPGYNMNGAQTQRCELNSQWAPGLPTCEPVLCEDPDVKNAAKEEGSKPPYKVKSTVTFSCVSGYTMTGTRTQTCGLNGQWAPGLPTCAPVLCEDPDVKNAAKEEGSKPPYKVKSTVTFSCVSGYTMTGTRTQTCGLNGQWAPGLPTCEPVLCEDPDVKNAAKEEGSKPPYKVKSTVTFSCVSGYTMTGTRTQTCGLNGQWAPGLPTCAQNKGNGMAIGLGLGLTVLIGSVLTVLGCYFCGVPACIKEKKRKRPVGPALLAVKISG
- the LOC120829144 gene encoding zona pellucida sperm-binding protein 3 receptor isoform X4, encoding MDVTYVLLLSSLGLAQVIAQDCRVPVGGNNMGFKDDLPQTFPNGTKVIFECNVGYMPAGSPSITCTNGTWSPVKLTCERKSCGSAGEVENGDLNYEGTEFGDKLVVTCKTGYIMVGNSQFTCGKDGWLGGRLPVCEAVACDAPPMLTNGDFSPVRDSYNYLEVVQYKCQKDYTMNGSSLSSCSKDGKFQPAPPTCIVVQCKDPDVTNGEWMSGSRPPYKYKSAVTLQCIPGYNMNGAQTQRCELNSQWAPGLPTCEPVLCEDPDVKNAAKEEGSKPPYKVKSTVTFSCVSGYTMTGTRTQTCGLNGQWAPGLPTCAPVLCEDPDVKNAAKEEGSKPPYKVKSTVTFSCVSGYTMTGTRTQTCGLNGQWAPGLPTCEPVLCEDPDVKNAAKEEGSKPPYKVKSTVTFSCVSGYTMTGTRTQTCGLNGQWAPGLPTCAPVLCEDPDVKNAAKEEGSKPPYKVKSTVTFSCVSGYTMTGTRTQTCGLNGQWAPGLPTCERDSGTVDPPENKGNGMAIGLGLGLTVLIGSVLTVLGCYFCGVPACIKEKKRSRRGFPVNAAPSADEEVALSVRCAARYT